Proteins encoded within one genomic window of Panicum virgatum strain AP13 chromosome 1N, P.virgatum_v5, whole genome shotgun sequence:
- the LOC120657105 gene encoding protein FAM32A-like isoform X2 translates to MSEYQNVVVGGRLKLKGKALDVKEGGIKKKKKKQHREESSQIGRDELQEGGSSELTTDPNSELIEADKMGEEEGNPHPDYDHLTPAERRYMEQKQKIDMQKLAKVANKSHRDRIQDFNQYLANLSEHYDIPKVGPG, encoded by the exons ATGTCCGAGTACCAAAATGTCGTTGTTGGGGGGAGGCTCAAGCTGAAGGGCAAAGCACTGGATGTCAAGGAAGGTggaatcaagaaaaagaagaagaagcagcacCGTGAGGAGTCGTCTCAGATTGGGCGTGATGAACTTCAGGAAG GTGGAAGCTCTGAATTGACAACCGATCCTAACAGTGAGCTGATTGAAGCTGACAAGatgggagaggaggaagggaacCCACATCCTGACTACGACCACCTCACACCAGCCGAGCGACGCTACATGGAACAGAAGCAAAAGATTGATATGCAGAAGCTGGCCAAAGTTGCCAACAAATCGCACAGGGACCGGATCCAGGACTTTAACCAGTACTTGGCAAACCTTAGCGAGCATTATGACATCCCAAAAGTTGGTCCCGGTTAA
- the LOC120657107 gene encoding E3 ubiquitin-protein ligase CIP8-like has product MANDSLAHHLPRPLAAGCCSDVDEYDEEEPANVAFPSFWPPFPALSSDSNSDAASFVRPRVDRPRGRETAASSFFGLGFHDGDDDEWAPPDEEDGEVELPLCWDCLQLEDHDGHPRWDVGVSDADEWEQVAAREEDTAAASAVRSLEWEVLLAANSLGSLVVDDAGDDDDLDAGIETYFLDDADDLLFGQLAAADADHGPQGKCGRPATKAAVEALPTVVVAEADAQCAVCKDGVEAGERARRLPCAHLYHDACILPWLAIRNTCPLCRHELPTDDPEYEKWKARRAASPGGGGEADPRAAATEEQTEENNHCSFLFGVYSPHNSAHSIVCTIAESNLSLKYVGNRNLPFASNSSLFIKRLYDEAVLKITEWVT; this is encoded by the exons ATGGCCAACGATTCCCTCGCCCACCACCTGCcgcgccccctcgccgccggctgctgctcCGACGTTGACGAGTACGACGAGGAGGAGCCCGCCAACGTCGCCTTCCCCTCCTTCTGGCCGCCCTTCCCCGCGCTCTCGTCGGACTCCAACTCCGACGCCGCCAGCTTCGTGCGCCCGCGCGTGGACCGGCCCCGGGGCCGGGAGACCGCCGCCTCGTCGTTCTTCGGGCTCGGCTTCCACGACGGGGACGACGACGAGTGGGCGCCGCCGGACGAGGAGGACGGGGAGGTCGAGCTGCCGCTCTGTTGGGATTGCCTGCAGCTAGAGGACCACGACGGCCACCCGCGGTGGGACGTGGGCGTCAGCGACGCCGATGAGTGGGAGCAGGTGGCCGCCAGGGAGGAGGATACAGCCGCAGCGTCCGCGGTGAGGAGCCTGGAGTGGGAGGTGCTGCTGGCCGCCAACAGCCTGGGGAGCCTCGTGGtggacgacgccggcgacgacgacgacctagACGCGGGCATCGAGACGTACTTCCttgacgacgccgacgacctgTTGTTcgggcagctcgccgccgcggacgcggaCCACGGCCCGCAGGGCAAGTGCGGGCGGCCCGCGACGAAGGCCGCCGTGGAGGCCCTCCCGACGGTGGTGGTCGCGGAGGCCGACGCACAGTGCGCGGTGTGCAAGGACGGCGTCGAGGCCGGGGAGCGCGCCCGGAGGCTGCCGTGCGCGCACCTCTACCACGACGCCTGCATCCTGCCGTGGCTCGCCATCCGCAACACGTGCCCGCTCTGCCGCCACGAGCTGCCCACCGACGACCCCGAGTACGAGAAGTGGAAGGCGAGGCGCGCCGCCTctcccggcggtggcggcgaggcggacCCCCGTGCGGCGGCGACAG AGGAACAAACAGAGGAGAACAATCACTGCTCCTTTCTGTTTGGAGTTTACTCGCCTCACAATTCAGCACACAGCATTGTTTGCACAATTGCAGAGTCGAACTTGTCTTTAAAATATGTGGGCAATAGGAATCTTCCTTTTGCAAGTAATTCTAGTTTGTTCATAAAACGATTGTATGATGAAGCAGTGTTGAAGATTACTGAATGGGTCACGTGA
- the LOC120657105 gene encoding protein FAM32A-like isoform X1, with translation MSLFGLGREMSEYQNVVVGGRLKLKGKALDVKEGGIKKKKKKQHREESSQIGRDELQEGGSSELTTDPNSELIEADKMGEEEGNPHPDYDHLTPAERRYMEQKQKIDMQKLAKVANKSHRDRIQDFNQYLANLSEHYDIPKVGPG, from the exons ATGAGTCTTTTCGGTCTCGGACG CGAGATGTCCGAGTACCAAAATGTCGTTGTTGGGGGGAGGCTCAAGCTGAAGGGCAAAGCACTGGATGTCAAGGAAGGTggaatcaagaaaaagaagaagaagcagcacCGTGAGGAGTCGTCTCAGATTGGGCGTGATGAACTTCAGGAAG GTGGAAGCTCTGAATTGACAACCGATCCTAACAGTGAGCTGATTGAAGCTGACAAGatgggagaggaggaagggaacCCACATCCTGACTACGACCACCTCACACCAGCCGAGCGACGCTACATGGAACAGAAGCAAAAGATTGATATGCAGAAGCTGGCCAAAGTTGCCAACAAATCGCACAGGGACCGGATCCAGGACTTTAACCAGTACTTGGCAAACCTTAGCGAGCATTATGACATCCCAAAAGTTGGTCCCGGTTAA